A single Thermosynechococcus vestitus BP-1 DNA region contains:
- a CDS encoding DUF3084 domain-containing protein: MAGYVLVLAVIILGGAIATVGDRLGSKVGKARLSWFNLRPRQTAVLITILTGSLISASTLAILFALSRELRDGVLRIDTIRRQQAAAEQELAQTRAQKDEIEAELAQSQIELANIRQRLSQTNRVLEQAVNRQTLTEAELKQLQHRYTQAQKNLENFEAQGARLRREIQRLQRERQAIQGRLEEVAGQKAALETAIRTAQQRLAEVEAQKDRLRAEIDRIQDQLAAANQQQQVLRNQQRSLQQEIAALEASRQRLEENVNILLLGLRRGTIAIRTGQVLASAVIQNVKDPDKATQVIEELLREARRNAIVLNSPQNLQPTDQVIQITTADVHRLRSQISDGQSYVVRILAAANYLQGESNILVVPQVARNQQVFREGENLATISLDPSQMTDEQILQRLDQLFTVSNQRAIASGVLPDPVTGTVGSFRQIELVKFVLELKDHQGTIDISAVTPTSVYTAGPLTLSLVARQNQRVILRSG, from the coding sequence ATGGCTGGGTATGTTCTGGTTTTGGCTGTGATTATTCTTGGGGGCGCGATCGCGACAGTGGGCGATCGCCTTGGCTCAAAAGTGGGCAAAGCTCGATTGAGTTGGTTTAATTTGCGGCCACGGCAGACCGCTGTTCTGATTACCATTCTCACAGGGAGCTTAATTTCTGCCTCCACTTTGGCCATTCTCTTTGCCCTCAGCCGTGAATTGCGCGATGGCGTCCTGCGCATTGATACAATTCGCCGTCAACAAGCGGCTGCCGAACAAGAACTGGCGCAAACCCGTGCCCAAAAGGACGAAATTGAAGCAGAACTGGCACAATCCCAAATTGAACTGGCCAATATTCGCCAACGCCTCAGTCAAACGAACCGAGTGCTAGAGCAAGCTGTCAATCGTCAGACCCTTACAGAAGCAGAACTCAAGCAACTCCAACACCGCTACACTCAAGCCCAAAAAAACCTCGAGAACTTTGAAGCCCAAGGGGCACGCCTGCGGCGAGAAATTCAGCGCCTGCAACGGGAGCGACAAGCCATCCAAGGCCGTCTCGAGGAGGTGGCTGGACAAAAAGCAGCCCTAGAAACCGCCATTCGCACGGCTCAACAACGCCTTGCCGAAGTGGAAGCCCAAAAGGATCGCCTCCGAGCAGAGATTGATCGCATTCAGGATCAACTGGCGGCGGCCAATCAGCAGCAGCAGGTGTTACGGAATCAACAGCGTAGTCTTCAGCAGGAAATTGCTGCCCTTGAGGCCAGTCGCCAACGCCTTGAAGAAAACGTGAACATCCTGTTGTTGGGACTACGGCGGGGGACGATCGCCATTCGCACGGGGCAAGTTTTGGCCTCTGCTGTGATTCAAAATGTCAAGGATCCAGATAAAGCCACCCAAGTCATTGAGGAACTCCTGCGGGAAGCGCGGCGGAATGCCATTGTCCTCAATAGTCCCCAGAACCTCCAGCCGACGGATCAGGTGATTCAAATCACCACCGCAGATGTGCACCGCCTGCGCAGCCAAATTAGTGATGGCCAATCCTATGTGGTGCGCATTTTAGCAGCGGCCAATTATCTACAGGGGGAAAGCAATATTCTTGTGGTGCCCCAAGTGGCGCGCAATCAGCAGGTTTTCCGCGAGGGTGAAAATCTGGCCACCATCTCTTTGGATCCCAGCCAGATGACCGATGAACAGATTTTGCAACGTTTGGATCAGTTATTTACAGTCAGTAATCAACGGGCGATCGCCTCCGGCGTTCTCCCAGATCCGGTCACTGGCACTGTTGGCTCCTTTCGCCAAATTGAACTGGTGAAATTTGTTCTTGAGCTCAAAGATCACCAAGGGACGATTGACATTAGCGCCGTCACTCCCACCTCGGTTTATACCGCTGGCCCGCTCACCCTCTCCCTTGTCGCCCGCCAAAATCAGCGGGTGATCCTCCGCAGTGGCTAG
- the xth gene encoding exodeoxyribonuclease III: MPKIATWNVNSIRTRLDHVCQWLDSTGVDYLCLQETKVTDAEFPRQPFLDRGYHVYCSGQKAYNGVAILSRQPLAGVEAGFAPQLPSHSELDTQKRLIRAQFAPDVILVNVYIPNGGEYDSEKYHYKLHWLKTLYVYLEQLTTQGEVILCGDFNIAPEDKDLFDASDRATKVGATDAERNLLAAIRDLGFHDAFRQFTEAPGHYSWWDYRSGAFRRNHGWRIDHLYVTPGVKARACNCHIDIAPRRLPKPSDHAPVILEIE; the protein is encoded by the coding sequence ATGCCAAAAATTGCCACCTGGAACGTTAACTCAATTCGCACCCGCCTTGACCATGTCTGCCAGTGGTTGGATAGCACTGGGGTGGACTACCTCTGTCTGCAGGAGACCAAAGTCACAGATGCTGAGTTCCCACGTCAGCCCTTTCTGGATCGGGGATATCACGTTTATTGTAGTGGTCAAAAGGCCTATAACGGGGTGGCCATTCTCAGTCGTCAGCCCCTGGCGGGGGTAGAAGCAGGCTTTGCCCCCCAATTGCCCAGCCACAGTGAGTTGGATACCCAAAAACGGCTCATTCGCGCCCAATTCGCCCCTGATGTGATCTTGGTGAATGTCTATATTCCCAACGGCGGCGAGTACGACAGTGAGAAATACCACTACAAGCTGCACTGGCTGAAAACGCTCTATGTCTATCTCGAGCAACTCACCACCCAAGGGGAAGTGATTCTCTGTGGCGATTTTAATATTGCCCCTGAAGATAAAGACCTCTTTGATGCGAGCGATCGCGCCACAAAAGTGGGGGCCACCGATGCTGAACGCAACCTTCTGGCAGCCATTCGCGATCTTGGCTTCCATGATGCCTTTCGCCAGTTTACTGAAGCGCCGGGGCACTACTCTTGGTGGGATTATCGCTCAGGTGCCTTTCGCCGCAATCATGGCTGGCGCATTGATCACCTCTATGTTACCCCCGGTGTCAAAGCCCGGGCCTGCAACTGTCACATTGATATTGCCCCGCGGCGCTTACCCAAGCCCAGTGACCATGCACCCGTCATCCTAGAGATTGAATAG
- a CDS encoding anion transporter, which yields MLRFLLQLLILALSYGALALGGVPGLHMNRATIALVSAALLIALGAIDLPTAWQAIDPQAIVFLLSMMIVNAYLGLSGFFQIAVVTVVRFSGSPWGLLVFLTVATGILSAVFLNDTLALVTTPLTLRITHVLGLNPVPYLLAIAGATNIGSVATLSGNPQNILVGSFSELGYLPFAQVMVPVAGVGLGLQVAWLGWLYPEVRSRQPFTLATLPAAPVQKGLLHKTLIVSGLMFLAFLLGFPLAESSLLAAAALLVTRRLQPERVLAQVDWSLLVLFAGLFILTRCMQNLDLLGILRPWLNQPLPLVVITALLSNLISNVPTVLLLGQFIPKSADQLWYLLAATSTLAGNLTLFGAVANLITVEAAASSGQRFSFWQHFRFGAPLTVFTLAIAYAWIVSRI from the coding sequence GTGCTGCGGTTTCTGCTGCAACTCCTGATTCTCGCCCTCAGCTACGGTGCCTTGGCCCTTGGGGGGGTGCCGGGGCTACACATGAATCGCGCAACGATCGCCCTTGTGAGTGCGGCTCTTTTGATTGCCCTAGGGGCGATTGATCTACCCACTGCGTGGCAAGCCATTGATCCCCAAGCCATCGTGTTCTTGCTGAGCATGATGATTGTGAATGCCTATCTCGGCTTAAGCGGCTTTTTTCAAATAGCGGTGGTGACCGTGGTGCGCTTTAGTGGCAGTCCCTGGGGGTTGCTGGTGTTTCTCACCGTGGCGACGGGAATACTATCGGCGGTCTTTCTGAATGATACCCTTGCCCTTGTAACGACGCCTTTAACCCTGCGCATTACCCATGTTTTGGGTTTGAATCCAGTGCCCTACCTGCTGGCGATCGCAGGGGCAACCAATATCGGTTCTGTAGCTACCCTTAGCGGCAATCCCCAAAATATTCTCGTGGGATCGTTTTCCGAGTTAGGGTATCTTCCGTTTGCCCAAGTGATGGTACCCGTTGCAGGGGTGGGGTTGGGTCTGCAAGTGGCCTGGTTGGGGTGGCTCTATCCGGAGGTGCGATCGCGCCAACCCTTTACATTAGCTACACTCCCAGCAGCGCCGGTGCAAAAAGGGTTACTCCACAAGACACTGATTGTCTCTGGGCTGATGTTTTTGGCCTTTCTGCTGGGCTTTCCCCTAGCAGAATCCTCTCTATTGGCAGCCGCAGCTTTGCTGGTTACCCGCCGTCTTCAGCCAGAGCGGGTACTTGCTCAGGTGGATTGGTCACTATTGGTTCTGTTTGCGGGTCTGTTTATTCTGACCCGCTGTATGCAAAACCTTGATTTACTAGGCATTTTGCGCCCTTGGCTGAATCAGCCCTTGCCCCTCGTGGTGATTACAGCATTGCTGTCGAATTTGATCTCTAACGTGCCGACGGTGCTGCTCTTGGGGCAGTTTATCCCCAAAAGTGCCGATCAACTCTGGTACCTCCTGGCAGCCACGAGTACCCTCGCGGGGAATCTCACCCTTTTTGGCGCTGTGGCTAATTTAATTACAGTGGAGGCAGCTGCTAGCTCCGGGCAGCGGTTTTCCTTTTGGCAGCACTTTCGCTTTGGTGCTCCACTCACGGTGTTCACCCTGGCGATCGCCTATGCTTGGATTGTTAGTCGAATCTAG
- the surE gene encoding 5'/3'-nucleotidase SurE yields MRLLIANDDGVFAPGIRTLADTLAIAGHEVVVVCPDRERSATGHSLTVFDPIRAEVVSDRFHPRIKAWACSGTPSDCVKLALGALLEQPPDFVVSGINQGSNLGTDILYSGTVSAAMEGVIEGIPSIAISLASFTVHDFQPAADFTNRLLKALENAPLPPKVLLNVNVPALPASEIAGVVITRQGIRRYHDLFQKRVDPRGKTYYWLAGEVVEEYPQDPNQAPTDVEAIAQNLISITPLTFDLTYGQGVQDLTEWLRTVQPLFNL; encoded by the coding sequence ATGCGGTTACTCATTGCCAATGACGATGGGGTCTTTGCCCCCGGTATTCGGACGTTGGCAGATACACTGGCGATCGCTGGCCATGAAGTCGTCGTCGTGTGTCCGGATCGCGAACGCTCCGCTACAGGGCATAGCCTCACTGTGTTTGATCCGATTCGCGCCGAAGTCGTCAGCGATCGCTTTCACCCCAGGATTAAGGCCTGGGCCTGCTCTGGTACCCCCTCCGACTGTGTGAAGTTAGCCCTGGGTGCGCTCCTAGAGCAACCCCCGGATTTTGTCGTTTCTGGGATTAACCAAGGCTCCAACCTCGGCACAGATATTCTTTACTCCGGCACGGTGTCTGCTGCTATGGAGGGGGTAATTGAGGGCATTCCCAGTATTGCCATCAGCCTCGCCAGTTTCACGGTTCATGACTTTCAGCCGGCCGCTGACTTTACCAATCGTCTCCTCAAAGCACTGGAAAATGCCCCCCTTCCGCCCAAAGTGCTCCTCAATGTCAATGTGCCTGCTCTGCCCGCCAGTGAAATTGCTGGCGTTGTGATTACCCGGCAGGGAATTCGGCGCTACCATGACCTTTTCCAAAAGCGCGTTGACCCCCGCGGCAAAACCTACTACTGGCTGGCGGGGGAAGTGGTCGAAGAATATCCCCAAGACCCCAATCAAGCGCCCACGGATGTGGAAGCCATTGCCCAAAACTTGATTAGTATTACGCCGCTGACTTTTGATCTCACCTACGGCCAAGGGGTACAGGATTTAACGGAGTGGCTGCGCACCGTACAGCCCCTATTCAATCTCTAG
- the cax gene encoding calcium/proton exchanger: MKRLVSIVFLLFIPLSIAAEQLEWGALTVFILAALAIVPLAIWLSTATEEVALATGPTIGGLLNALFGNATELIIAIVALRAGLVDIVKASITGTLMANLLLVMGLSMLLGGIRYKEQSFAPVVARVNASSMTVAIAAMLLPAMVIYTSDRVPPGAISQMSVVAAIILILVYGLTLIFSLKTHSYLYDVSEVELGGEAGHHEKPNLPLWLTVLIIATIGVAFESEIFVGAVEEATAGLGLTPLFTGVILLPLVGGAAEYVTAVGVALKNNMDLSVSIALGSSLLVALLVAPILVLIGQFIGQPMDLNFSLFEVVTVIIAVVIANVISLDGRSNWLEGALLLATYGILGTAFFFHT, encoded by the coding sequence ATGAAGCGACTGGTGTCGATTGTTTTTTTGCTGTTTATTCCCCTCTCCATTGCTGCGGAACAACTGGAATGGGGCGCTCTCACTGTCTTTATTTTGGCAGCCCTGGCGATCGTCCCCTTGGCGATTTGGTTGAGTACAGCAACGGAGGAGGTGGCCCTTGCCACGGGTCCGACGATCGGTGGCCTCTTAAATGCCCTCTTTGGCAATGCCACGGAACTCATTATTGCCATTGTGGCGCTGCGAGCGGGTTTAGTGGATATTGTCAAAGCCAGTATTACGGGAACCCTAATGGCGAACCTTTTGCTGGTGATGGGGCTATCCATGCTGCTGGGGGGCATTCGCTACAAGGAACAATCCTTTGCCCCAGTGGTGGCACGGGTCAATGCTTCCTCGATGACGGTGGCGATCGCCGCCATGCTTTTGCCAGCAATGGTGATTTATACCTCCGATAGGGTGCCGCCAGGGGCAATTTCCCAAATGTCAGTTGTGGCAGCCATCATTCTGATTCTCGTTTATGGGCTGACGTTAATCTTTTCCCTGAAAACCCACAGCTATCTTTACGATGTCAGTGAGGTGGAACTAGGAGGCGAGGCAGGACACCACGAAAAGCCTAACCTCCCCCTTTGGCTTACCGTTCTCATCATTGCCACCATTGGGGTGGCCTTTGAGTCAGAAATCTTTGTTGGTGCTGTCGAGGAGGCAACGGCAGGACTGGGTTTGACGCCCCTATTTACTGGGGTCATTCTCTTGCCGTTGGTGGGCGGTGCAGCGGAATATGTGACTGCTGTGGGGGTTGCCCTGAAAAACAATATGGATCTGTCTGTTTCCATTGCCTTGGGGTCATCCCTGTTGGTGGCGCTTTTGGTGGCACCTATTCTTGTGCTTATTGGCCAGTTCATCGGTCAGCCAATGGATTTGAACTTTAGTCTTTTTGAGGTGGTGACGGTGATTATTGCGGTTGTCATTGCCAATGTGATTAGCCTAGATGGCCGCTCCAACTGGCTAGAGGGAGCGCTACTTTTGGCGACCTATGGGATTCTCGGTACTGCCTTTTTCTTCCATACCTAG
- the lpxC gene encoding UDP-3-O-acyl-N-acetylglucosamine deacetylase has product MIAASGPTPLVATTQRTLAGTAQWSGVGLHSGQWVALTLQPAAANTGRQFVRLDLEGQPVIPARIEAVKSTQLATELVANGASVRTVEHLLAALAIAGIDNVTIQITGPEVPVLDGSAQPWLEGIQRVGVVPQEAPRPAVILKEPVTIYEGEAFVSAIPAPELRLTYGIDFPYRAIGRQWCSFTPSELATEVAPARTFGFAEQVDYLRSQGLIQGGSLENALVCSASGWVNPPLRFADEPVRHKLLDLWGDLALLGTPPIAHYVAYRASHHLHTQLARAIAQQRV; this is encoded by the coding sequence ATGATCGCGGCCTCTGGACCGACACCATTGGTGGCAACGACTCAACGGACCCTTGCTGGAACTGCCCAATGGTCAGGGGTGGGCTTACACTCAGGCCAGTGGGTTGCGCTCACCCTTCAGCCGGCAGCCGCCAATACCGGACGCCAGTTTGTGCGCCTTGATCTGGAGGGGCAGCCTGTCATTCCTGCTCGGATTGAGGCTGTGAAATCCACTCAGTTGGCAACGGAGTTGGTGGCCAATGGCGCCAGTGTGCGCACGGTTGAGCATCTCTTGGCAGCGCTGGCGATCGCCGGCATTGATAATGTCACGATTCAGATCACAGGTCCTGAGGTGCCCGTGCTCGATGGCTCGGCACAACCTTGGCTCGAAGGCATTCAGAGGGTAGGTGTTGTCCCCCAGGAGGCCCCTCGACCAGCAGTCATCTTGAAGGAACCGGTCACCATTTACGAAGGAGAGGCCTTTGTTAGTGCCATTCCTGCCCCTGAGCTACGCCTCACCTATGGCATTGACTTTCCCTATCGGGCAATAGGTCGCCAGTGGTGTAGTTTTACGCCCTCAGAACTAGCGACGGAGGTCGCCCCGGCTCGCACTTTTGGTTTTGCTGAACAAGTGGACTATCTGCGCAGCCAAGGTCTGATTCAGGGGGGCAGCTTAGAGAATGCCCTTGTGTGCAGTGCCAGTGGTTGGGTCAACCCGCCGTTACGCTTTGCCGATGAACCCGTTCGCCACAAGTTACTCGATCTCTGGGGCGATTTAGCCCTCCTCGGAACACCCCCCATTGCCCATTATGTGGCCTATCGCGC
- a CDS encoding BamA/TamA family outer membrane protein: MNNELFSPVGMPSMGSALKTVGVAIATVAIALGSLSPSRGQEAPTLSQNQPAATPAPPTPPSPEPVPESPPAAPSTPAPVGQPPADEPKVLIAEVVVEGATPELEQLVYQVISTRPGSTTTRTQLQQDTNAIFATGFFADVNAVPRDTPLGVRITFVVRPYPVLRAVQVAGNQVLTQEKVNEIFAPQIGRTLNLRELQAGIEKINTFYRDNGYILGQVVGTPQVDPDGVVTLQVAEGVVEQVTYRFLNKEGEPTKQRTRDFVISREMDTQPGVVLNQKTVQADLRRLFELGLFEDVQVALEPGQDPRKVNLILNIKERNTGSVSAGAGYSSAAGLFGTVAFQQNNLFGRNWKLSAEAQGGTEGEFLFDLSFTDPWIKGDPYRTSYTVSAFNRLTVPYTFSNGPIDVRLANGDFPRINRLGTALFFTRPFTKDRDQVRTAWTGSLGLQYQRVTSLDGGFTRFNTDALGNCLTFPDNGVCRGFNDLFTVQAAILRDLRNDPLRPTSGQVIRLGVDQSLPIGAGSILMNRVRGSYSFYIPVKFLRIEGPQTFAFNIQAGNIFGDLPPYESFTIGGANSVRGWEEGAIGSGRAFVQGTVEYRFPIFNIIGGALFVDGASLLGTQSSVPGQPGIVRGKPGEGLGYGAGLRVNTPLGNIRIDFGWNNQGGSAFSFGIGERF; encoded by the coding sequence GTGAATAACGAACTTTTTTCGCCAGTGGGGATGCCGTCAATGGGATCTGCCCTGAAAACCGTAGGAGTCGCAATAGCAACGGTGGCGATCGCCCTCGGTTCTTTGAGTCCCAGCCGTGGTCAAGAAGCCCCCACACTTTCTCAAAACCAACCAGCCGCAACCCCAGCACCCCCGACACCACCATCCCCAGAGCCTGTGCCTGAAAGCCCGCCAGCGGCACCCTCTACCCCTGCGCCTGTGGGTCAGCCCCCCGCTGATGAACCCAAAGTATTGATTGCTGAAGTGGTGGTTGAAGGAGCCACCCCTGAACTGGAGCAATTGGTCTATCAGGTCATTAGCACTCGACCGGGCAGTACCACTACCCGCACGCAACTCCAACAAGATACCAACGCCATCTTTGCTACGGGGTTTTTTGCCGATGTCAATGCCGTCCCTAGGGATACCCCCCTCGGTGTGCGGATTACCTTTGTCGTGCGCCCCTATCCGGTACTGCGAGCTGTTCAAGTGGCGGGCAATCAAGTCCTCACCCAAGAGAAAGTGAACGAAATTTTTGCCCCCCAAATTGGCCGCACCCTCAATCTTAGAGAGCTCCAAGCTGGGATTGAAAAAATTAACACGTTCTATAGGGATAATGGCTACATTTTGGGTCAAGTTGTTGGTACCCCCCAAGTCGATCCCGATGGTGTTGTCACGTTGCAGGTGGCTGAGGGGGTCGTTGAACAGGTTACCTATCGCTTTCTGAATAAAGAAGGGGAGCCGACGAAACAACGTACCCGCGACTTTGTCATTAGCCGGGAAATGGACACCCAACCCGGGGTCGTCCTTAATCAAAAGACAGTGCAGGCAGATTTGCGACGCCTCTTTGAACTGGGACTTTTTGAGGATGTGCAAGTTGCCCTTGAACCCGGCCAGGATCCCCGCAAGGTGAACTTAATCCTCAATATCAAAGAGCGCAATACGGGCAGTGTCTCTGCGGGGGCAGGTTATAGCTCGGCCGCAGGTCTATTTGGAACCGTAGCATTCCAGCAAAACAACCTCTTTGGCCGCAACTGGAAATTGAGTGCGGAAGCCCAAGGGGGGACTGAAGGGGAATTTCTCTTTGACCTTAGCTTCACCGATCCATGGATTAAAGGGGATCCCTACCGCACCTCCTACACCGTCAGTGCCTTCAACCGCCTGACGGTTCCCTATACCTTCAGTAATGGCCCCATTGATGTTCGTTTGGCCAATGGCGATTTTCCGCGGATTAACCGCTTGGGCACTGCCCTCTTCTTTACCCGTCCCTTTACCAAGGATCGCGATCAGGTGCGTACCGCTTGGACCGGTTCCCTTGGCTTGCAATATCAACGCGTCACATCCCTAGACGGCGGTTTTACCCGCTTCAACACCGATGCTTTAGGCAACTGTTTAACCTTTCCAGACAACGGCGTCTGTCGCGGCTTCAATGACCTGTTTACGGTGCAAGCGGCGATTCTGCGGGACTTGCGCAATGATCCCTTGCGTCCCACCAGTGGCCAAGTGATCCGCCTAGGCGTGGATCAGTCACTTCCCATTGGTGCGGGTAGCATCTTGATGAATCGGGTGCGGGGTAGCTATAGCTTCTATATCCCAGTGAAGTTTCTGCGTATTGAGGGGCCGCAAACCTTTGCCTTCAATATTCAAGCGGGCAACATTTTTGGCGATTTGCCCCCCTATGAATCCTTTACGATTGGGGGTGCTAACTCGGTGCGCGGTTGGGAAGAGGGGGCGATCGGTTCTGGGCGTGCCTTTGTACAGGGGACGGTGGAGTATCGGTTCCCAATTTTTAACATTATTGGTGGTGCACTCTTCGTAGATGGGGCCAGTTTGCTCGGTACCCAAAGCAGCGTACCCGGTCAGCCGGGAATTGTGCGCGGTAAACCCGGAGAGGGGCTAGGCTATGGAGCTGGCCTGCGGGTGAATACCCCCTTAGGCAATATCCGCATTGACTTTGGCTGGAACAATCAAGGGGGCAGTGCCTTTAGTTTTGGTATTGGTGAACGCTTCTAG
- a CDS encoding thioredoxin family protein — MARTESTMLALGTVAPDFQLPDVVSGQTISLSTFADKKALLVMFICRHCPYVKHVQQELAKLGRDYKDTGLGIVAISANDAANYPEDAPESLKAMATELGFTFPLCYDESQETAKAYTAACTPDFFLFDSDRKLVYRGQLDDSRPQNGLPVTGKDLRAAIDAVLAGQTPSEDQKPSLGCNIKWKPGNEPAYYR, encoded by the coding sequence ATGGCGCGGACAGAATCCACGATGCTTGCCCTTGGTACTGTTGCTCCCGATTTTCAACTGCCCGATGTGGTGAGTGGCCAAACGATTTCCCTCAGCACCTTTGCCGATAAGAAAGCCCTACTGGTGATGTTTATTTGTCGCCACTGTCCCTATGTGAAGCATGTTCAACAGGAACTGGCGAAGCTGGGGCGCGACTACAAAGACACAGGCTTAGGAATTGTTGCCATTAGTGCCAATGACGCCGCTAACTATCCCGAGGATGCCCCAGAGTCCCTGAAGGCGATGGCCACTGAACTCGGGTTTACCTTTCCCCTTTGCTACGATGAGAGCCAGGAAACGGCCAAGGCCTACACCGCTGCCTGTACACCGGATTTCTTCCTCTTTGATAGCGATCGCAAGCTCGTGTATCGCGGACAACTCGATGACAGCCGCCCCCAGAATGGCCTACCGGTGACGGGCAAAGACTTGCGTGCCGCCATTGATGCTGTGTTAGCCGGTCAAACCCCCAGTGAGGATCAAAAGCCAAGTCTCGGCTGCAATATCAAGTGGAAACCGGGCAATGAACCGGCCTATTACCGCTAA
- a CDS encoding DUF3155 domain-containing protein, with protein sequence MARRRKRKSRRRLEGRKILECVPQYSIESGEDKPVTAARKFIQAKGITPPALVLVKRNEHTTDRYFWAEKGLFGAQYVEENHFLFPSLRELAEEKMAATTR encoded by the coding sequence TTGGCCAGAAGACGGAAGCGGAAGAGCCGGCGGCGTCTCGAAGGGCGCAAAATCCTTGAGTGCGTACCTCAATATAGCATCGAAAGTGGCGAAGATAAACCCGTGACAGCGGCGCGAAAATTTATTCAGGCCAAGGGGATCACCCCACCCGCTTTAGTGCTTGTTAAGCGGAATGAGCACACCACCGATCGCTACTTCTGGGCAGAAAAGGGCCTGTTTGGTGCGCAGTACGTTGAAGAAAACCACTTTTTATTCCCTAGCCTAAGGGAACTTGCAGAAGAGAAAATGGCAGCCACCACCCGTTAG
- a CDS encoding transglutaminase family protein, which produces MQYRICHQTTYTYSAPVALAPHDLRLIPRSDGHQRLRSLSLEILPTPQGHSSVLDVYGNHIQRYWWLPQPTTSLMIQVTSEVETYCDNPFNYLLEPWAVTLPFNYPQRLATSLHPYLSLPVDPVAYELAWQILASGDRQVLTFLSDLNNKIYRTCQHQIRETGAPWPPCVTWAKQTGSCRDTAVLFIHACRAVGLAARFVSGYQEGDLENPERHLHAWVEVYLPGAGWRGYDPTHGLAVSDRHIALVAAADPADAAPIEGVLRGQGVTSTMSYQLQIQRLS; this is translated from the coding sequence ATGCAATACCGCATTTGTCATCAAACCACCTACACCTACAGTGCTCCCGTTGCCCTTGCCCCCCACGATTTGCGCTTGATTCCCCGCAGTGATGGCCACCAACGCCTGCGATCGCTCTCCCTGGAAATTTTACCGACTCCCCAAGGTCATAGTTCTGTCCTCGATGTCTATGGTAATCACATTCAGCGCTACTGGTGGTTACCGCAGCCCACTACTTCCCTCATGATTCAGGTCACTTCTGAAGTAGAAACCTATTGCGACAACCCCTTTAACTATTTGCTCGAACCATGGGCAGTCACACTCCCTTTTAACTATCCCCAGCGGCTGGCAACTAGCCTGCATCCCTATCTATCACTGCCAGTGGATCCGGTTGCCTATGAGCTGGCTTGGCAAATTTTAGCCAGTGGCGATCGCCAGGTCCTCACATTTCTCAGTGACCTCAATAACAAAATTTACCGTACTTGTCAGCACCAAATTCGTGAAACCGGTGCCCCTTGGCCCCCCTGTGTCACTTGGGCAAAACAAACGGGTTCCTGTCGCGATACGGCAGTTTTGTTTATCCATGCCTGTCGGGCTGTGGGCCTGGCGGCGCGGTTTGTCAGTGGCTATCAGGAAGGGGACTTGGAGAATCCTGAACGGCACCTCCATGCTTGGGTGGAAGTGTATTTGCCGGGGGCAGGCTGGCGGGGCTATGATCCCACCCACGGCCTAGCGGTGAGCGATCGCCACATTGCCCTTGTGGCTGCCGCTGATCCGGCAGATGCTGCCCCCATTGAAGGCGTCCTACGGGGACAGGGGGTCACCTCCACCATGAGCTATCAACTACAGATTCAGCGCCTCTCCTAG